The genomic interval ctaatttgtgctgtgcaccaaaaagaacctgctttaaatttccatgccaatttacaacccccagactgggttagtggctattgaaaataccactaGGACAGGGCTATAtaaagacacattcggtagtgtgttaactataccaaaaaagacactgtacagtttaaaaacaaatcttagacagccttacatttcagtttttttctttaaaaggagtgagttgtatacaggggggttaaatgctttatatagacaagaaaaaaaaaactgcgctaGATCCAACTTATTCATTACCATCATCttcatcctcctcatcttcctcctcttccttctttttcttgcttttttcagccttggactccctttttcgctgcatcaggctttcctttagcttggtatgcagcaatatccttttcgtatttttccttcagctttgcagcctccttttcatcaggctgcttgtcatccgcagcagtgttattccacatctctcccagcttccttgcaacatcaccaatggataggccgggatgttctcctttgatttttgggcaatactcagaacagaacaagaaaaaggccgaaggaggcctcttgggtgcattgggatccttgaacttcttttttgttgcccctttaggagggatataggttttcatttctctttcgtAACGGGCTTTGTCCATCTTTGCCATATCTTcaaatcttcctttctctttagcagacatggtcttccccctctctgagcacttcttagaaaactctgagaagttgactgaagcagcTGGGTGCTTCTTCgtgtgctcctcccgacaagtttgcacaaagaatgcgtatgatgacattttgcctctcggcttcttaggatctcctttgcccatgtttagttatttttccttagCGAGGtacagagtcgcccagtgcccgtccgcctctcacttgccccggcgctgtctctatctaaaatagttttgatttgctttgcCCATACCTCTGTAAGGGTAAACCTATTCAGGATTTGTCTGTAGCTCCCCCTCTAGCCAGTCCCCATACAGGAAGTCACATATTGTGTTCATTAGTTCTGACTTTCTTACCCCCTCTGGTGTGGGTGTGATATTAATTGGAAAtatatttgggtttatttttagtttactttCAGATTTCTGTTTCAGGTTTCTTCCCTCTTCTCATCCTTGTTAATTTGATACAGTTTTTGAATATGCAGACCATCAATATGCTTCTAAAagtcaaaattttataaaagatataCATACTTAGAAGTGTCACAcattcttgtatttcttttgcCCCGTTTCCCCTCATCTCTTCTAGGAAACCAAGTACATTGTTCTCTTGGTTTAtcctttgtgactttttttttttttgctaaagatAAAcagatatgtatacatatatgtgttttcatatctttttttcttacataaataGTATACATGCTTTTCTGGacattgcttttttctttaatattaggTTCTGAAAAATCCTTATCAGTTTAATACATGTGTttatacatagtttttttttttttgttttttttagtggttaagataggattttattagacagaaaggaatatagaagtgGTGAAAAGGCACCAGAGTCTCTGGCagaggggaagacccaagtcggAAATCTCTCTCATGTCCTATGTGTAGGGCTATAATTTTCAACCATTCTGTACTTGAGCATTTAGGTAGTTTGCATTATTTTGCAGTAATGCTGTAGTGACTAACCTTGTGCAcgtgtattttaaattattgaagaTGTATCttcaggataaattcctagaagtagcATCCTTGAGTGTGTTAGTATGCTCAGGTAGCTATCATAGAATACCATagtctgggtggcttaaacattcggaatttattttctcttagtttCAGAAGCTGGAAGACGAAGACCAAGCCTATAGGGTTGTTTTCTAGTGAAgcttcttcctggcttgcagaggGCTCCCTTCTTTCTTTGTCCTCACGTAGCCTTTTTCAGTCCTTTACGCACAGGAAGATGTACCAAGggtgtgttttttctttaaggaGACCAGTCCTGTTGGATTAGAGACTGTACTTCAGGAATCATTTCTATAGTTTGTAAAAGCCCCGTCTCAAAATACGTCCAGTTACACTGGGTATAAGAGCTTTAACATGTGGATCTGGGGGAGGGGCAAACCTCAGTTCCCAACTTTGAGCCAAAGGTTTCATAAGATACAAAACAAATgttatcttttgttttattaGATACTCCAAATTTCCCTCTGTGGGAATTTTACCGTAACTGATTTCTAGTGATAATGTATGAAAGTGCCTCTCCAACAGAGTATATTGTCAGCCTTTTGAAATTTTGTTAGTTTGATGAGTGAGAAATTATATTCAGTgtagttttattttacatttttaaattagtgAAATTCTACATCTTTCTATATGTTTgagtcatttttatatttttgtgaaatGTCTTTGTGTCGGTTGCCTATTGTTCAATAGCATTTTTAGTCCTTtcttctttgatttaaaaaaagttcttcatatggcttggtgcccatagtacagtggttacagcaccagccacgtacaccaaggatggtgggttcgaaccccactcgggccagctaaacaacaatgacaactgcaacaacaacagaacaatagccgggctttgtggcaggcacctatagtctcacctatttgggaggctgagccaagagaattgctttggcccaagagtttgaagttgctgtgagtgtgttgccatggcactccaccaaaggtgacataataaggc from Nycticebus coucang isolate mNycCou1 chromosome 3, mNycCou1.pri, whole genome shotgun sequence carries:
- the LOC128582360 gene encoding high mobility group protein B1-like is translated as MGKGDPKKPRGKMSSYAFFVQTCREEHTKKHPAASVNFSEFSKKCSERGKTMSAKEKGRFEDMAKMDKARYEREMKTYIPPKGATKKKFKDPNAPKRPPSAFFLFCSEYCPKIKGEHPGLSIGDVARKLGEMWNNTAADDKQPDEKEAAKLKEKYEKDIAAYQAKGKPDAAKKGVQG